The following are encoded together in the Chiroxiphia lanceolata isolate bChiLan1 chromosome 8, bChiLan1.pri, whole genome shotgun sequence genome:
- the LOC116790245 gene encoding zona pellucida sperm-binding protein 4-like, translating into MGVVGQSGAALGAVLFWVFLGPLALVMGARSVFSDPTLLICGQESLQLTLPLGWEGNASLVLTTWDTEGKAHALQNDSDCGLLVSETPDGSRKVLVSYTGCYIFEWNGHYLLLVGLEGTDAAGQKVLHEETLLRCPVDLPALDAPSSSVCSAVPSQDRLPCASLPVSQGNCEVRGCCYDPRDRVNPCYFGNTVTAHCTPDGQFFIAVSWDVTLPPIVLDSVQLASGHSTGCVPTVKNNAFVVYQFPLSACGTTFQVTGDQAIYENELVASRDVKTASLDSVTRDSTFRSLQAAAVSAVDKEGRTLA; encoded by the exons ATGGGTGTTGTAGGACAGTCTGGGGCTGCATTGGGTGCTGTGCTTTTCTGGGTGTTTCTTGGTCCCCTAGCTTTGGTTATGGGGGCTCGTAGTGTTTTTTCTGACCCCACCCTGCTGATTTGTGGCCAAGAAAGCTTACAGCTCACCTTAcctctgggctgggaagggaatgcTTCATTGGTGCTGACTACTTGGG ATACTGAGGGGAAGGCACATGCTCTGCAGAATGACTCTGACTGTGGGCTGTTGGTATCTGAGACTCCAGATGGCTCCAGGAAAGTATTGGTTTCTTATACTGGCTGTTATATCTTTGAATGG AATGGCCATTACCTTCTGCTGGTTGGGCTTGAAGGAACAGATGCTGCTGGGCAAAAGGTTCTTCATGAAGAGACGCTGCTCAGGTGCCCTGTGGACCTTCCTG ccctAGATGCTCCAAGCAGTAGTGTCTGTTCGGCCGTTCCCAGCCAGGACCGGCTGCCATGTGCCTCCTTGCCTGTCAGCCAGGGAAACTGTGAAGTGCGAGGCTGCTGCTATGACCCTAGAGACAGGGTAAATCCTTGCTACTTTGGTAACACAG TGACAGCTCATTGCACACCAGATGGCCagtttttcattgctgtttcttGGGATGTGACCCTGCCACCCATTGTCCTGGACTCCGTGCAACTGGCCAGTGGACACAGTACTGGCTGTGTTCCTACTGTGAAAAACAATGCATTTGTTGTGTACCAGTTCCCACTCTCTGCCTGTGGCACCACTTTTCAG GTGACTGGAGACCAGGCCATATATGAGAATGAATTGGTGGCATCCAGGGATGTGAAAACTGCAAGCCTTGACTCTGTCACTAGGGATAGCACTTTCAG ATccttgcaggcagcagcagtgagtgCAGTGGATAAAGAAGGAAGGACCCTTGCCTGA
- the LOC116789909 gene encoding cytochrome P450 2C19-like: MELLGAATVVLLICIACLLSFAAWKGKSGKGKMPPGPTPLPILGNLLHVKPNNLAKTLEKLSEEYGPVFTVHLGSDPVVVLHGHDVVKEALVDRADEFAARGHMPIGDRANNGLGIVFSNNEPWLQVRRFALTTLRNFGMGKRSIEERIQEESDYLLEEINKTKGTPFDPTFMLSCSVSNVICSIVFGKRYDYKDKKFLALMNNMNNIFDMVNSHWGQLYQMFSKIMDYLPGPHNKIFAEFDALKAFVAEEVKLHQASLDPNSPQDFIDCFLSKMQEEKGRPDSSFHLKNLITSTFDLFIAGTETTSTTIRYGLLLLLKHPKIQEKVQEEIDQVIGRSRKPCVADRNQMPYTDAVVHEIQRFISLLPLALPHTVTKDTSFREYIIPKGTTIFPVLSSVLHDSKEFANPYEFNPEHFLNKNGTFKKSNFFMPFSAGKRICPGEGLARMEIFLFIATILQNFTLKSVVDLQELSITPTLSGASNIPPAYQLCALPR, from the exons ATGGAgctcctgggagcagccacTGTTGTCCTCCTGATTTGCATTGCTTGCCTGCTCTCCTTTGCAGCATGGAAAGGGAAATCTGGAAAGGGGAAGATGCCTCCAGGACCAACTCCCCTTCCCATTCTAGGTAACTTGCTGCATGTGAAACCAAATAACTTGGCCAAAACCCTCGAGAAG CTCAGTGAAGAGTATGGACCAGTGTTCACAGTGCACCTGGGCTCTGACCCAGTGGTGGTGCTGCACGGACATGATGTGGTGAAAGAAGCTTTGGTTGATCGTGCGGATGAGTTTGCTGCCAGAGGACACATGCCAATAGGAGACAGGGCCAACAATGGATTAG gGATTGTTTTCAGCAACAATGAGCCATGGTTACAAGTCCGGCGGTTTGCTCTCACCACTCTGCGGAACTTTGGAATGGGGAAGAGGAGCATCGAAGAGAGGATACAGGAGGAATCTGACTACTTACTGGAagagataaataaaacaaagg GAACACCTTTTGACCCAACCTTCATGCTGAGCTGTTCTGTCTCCAATGTCATATGCTCCATCGTCTTTGGGAAACGGTATGATTACAAAGACAAGAAGTTCCTGGCTCTGATGAACAACATGAACAACATCTTTGACATGGTGAACTCCCATTGGGGACAG cTCTACCAGATGTTCTCAAAGATCATGGATTACTTGCCTGGCCCAcacaacaaaatatttgcagaatttgATGCTCTCAAAGCCTTTGTGGCAGAGGAGGTGAAGTTGCACCAAGCCTCCCTAGATCCCAACTCCCCTCAGGATTTCATCGACTGTTTCCTCAGCAAAATGCAGGAG GAGAAAGGTCGTCCGGATTCCAGTTTCCACCTGAAGAACCTGATAACGAGCACCTTTGACTTGTTTATTGCTGGAACTGAGACAACTAGCACCACCATACGATATgggcttctgctgcttctcaaaCATCCAAAGATACAAG AGAAAGTTCAAGAAGAGATTGACCAGGTAATAGGACGATCACGAAAACCATGTGTGGCTGACCGAAACCAGATGCCCTACACAGATGCGGTGGTCCATGAAATCCAGCGCTTCATCTCTCTTCTCCCCCTGGCTCTCCCTCACACGGTGACCAAAGACACCTCCTTCAGAGAGTACATCATTCCTAAG GGAACCACAATTTTTCCTGTCCTCAGTTCTGTCCTCCATGACAGTAAAGAGTTTGCAAATCCATATGAGTTCAATCCTGAACATTTCTTGAACAAGAATGGCACCTTTAAGAAGAGCAACTTCTTCATGCCCTTCTCAGCAG GAAAGCGAATATGCCCTGGAGAGGGCTTGGCACGAATGGAGATATTCTTATTCATAGCCACCATCTTGCAGAACTTTACCTTGAAGTCTGTTGTCGATCTCCAGGAGCTCAGCATAACCCCGACACTGAGTGGGGCAAGCAACATACCTCCTGCCtaccagctctgtgctctccccCGCTGA